In Micromonospora sp. NBC_01813, the following are encoded in one genomic region:
- a CDS encoding glycosyltransferase, whose amino-acid sequence MTAPATAGADQAGHPSVDRPDLSVLLVSWNTREQTRACLDSLPAAVTPDLRYEVVAVDNGSTDGSAQLLASYPGVRAIHNARNTGYASAVNQAYRHARADLVLLLNSDVRCEPGAISALVDFLRRYPGAAGVCPQYRDVDGAIDPHCLGLPGFRALLGLAAGMRWLPGLRGPWRAYQLVGEDFSRVRPVPQPAASCLLLRRADLEPEQVFDEAYPIYFNDVRLAKRLADAGRLLWMTPEATVVHERGSSTRLMEPAMRSRHHLAGLVRYVADTQPRHRLLLLRVLTLLDRQVRGVFGIRGQLGPRDLLAALRADPGPLPGTDPSSGIEPLSDAEPSSGTGPSSDGDVRDWVVMLSGVDWRTGAHRQHALARELAVDRRVLFVESPRHHPRWRFEVQRIGPTLWRATPPTVLPAGRQLPPVNWLNRRIGAVVVRRWLDRAPGRRLAWIDEDLSTTTARHLGASAVIYDGADLDWTFTRRWNRWHVRRGMHSAVGAADLVLASSPAMEGRLPAARRPTVALPNGCDPDQFDPSGPVAPWADRLPRPLLGYAGAVDTRAFDAELLAEVARSRPDWTFLLVGPSTAAGRAPLAGLANVRLYDLVEFAQVPAILRACDVCLIPYRVGGLIDYVQPKKCYEYLALGKPVVATPLPALRHIDGPVHLGGDPESFVAAVEEALRSSACPDAVTLRRAAALRNSWSARGDQLRDLLDGLVAGR is encoded by the coding sequence ATGACCGCACCGGCCACCGCCGGAGCGGACCAGGCCGGACACCCGTCCGTCGACCGGCCGGACCTGTCGGTGCTGCTGGTCAGCTGGAACACCCGGGAGCAGACCCGGGCCTGCCTGGACTCACTACCGGCGGCGGTCACCCCGGACCTGCGGTACGAGGTGGTGGCGGTCGACAACGGCTCGACCGACGGCTCGGCGCAACTACTCGCCAGCTACCCGGGGGTGCGGGCGATCCACAACGCCCGCAACACCGGGTACGCGAGCGCGGTGAACCAGGCGTACCGGCATGCCCGGGCCGACCTGGTTCTGCTGCTGAACAGCGACGTCCGGTGCGAACCCGGGGCCATCTCGGCGCTGGTGGACTTCCTCCGTCGGTATCCGGGGGCCGCCGGTGTCTGCCCGCAGTACCGCGACGTCGACGGTGCCATCGACCCGCACTGTCTCGGCCTGCCCGGCTTCCGGGCGCTGCTCGGCCTCGCGGCCGGCATGCGGTGGCTACCCGGTCTACGCGGTCCCTGGCGGGCGTACCAGCTGGTCGGCGAGGACTTCAGCCGGGTACGCCCGGTACCCCAGCCGGCGGCGAGCTGTCTGCTGCTGCGCCGGGCGGATCTCGAACCGGAGCAGGTCTTCGACGAGGCGTACCCCATCTATTTCAACGACGTGCGGTTGGCCAAGCGGCTCGCCGACGCCGGTCGGCTGCTCTGGATGACCCCGGAGGCGACGGTCGTGCACGAGCGGGGTTCGTCCACCCGGCTGATGGAACCGGCGATGCGTTCCCGCCACCACCTGGCCGGACTCGTCCGCTACGTGGCCGACACCCAGCCCCGGCACCGGTTGCTGTTGCTGCGGGTCCTGACGCTGCTCGACCGCCAGGTGCGGGGGGTGTTCGGGATCCGTGGGCAGCTCGGTCCGCGTGATCTGCTCGCCGCGCTGCGTGCGGACCCCGGGCCGCTGCCCGGCACCGACCCGTCGTCCGGCATCGAGCCCTTGTCCGACGCTGAGCCGTCGTCTGGCACCGGGCCGTCGTCCGATGGTGACGTCCGGGACTGGGTGGTGATGCTCAGCGGGGTCGACTGGCGGACCGGGGCACACCGCCAGCACGCGCTCGCCCGTGAACTCGCCGTCGACCGACGGGTGTTGTTCGTCGAGTCGCCCCGGCACCATCCCCGGTGGCGGTTCGAGGTGCAGCGGATCGGCCCGACGCTGTGGCGGGCCACCCCGCCGACCGTGCTGCCGGCCGGCCGGCAGTTGCCGCCGGTCAACTGGTTGAACCGCCGGATCGGTGCCGTGGTGGTGCGCCGGTGGCTGGACCGCGCACCTGGCCGACGACTGGCCTGGATCGACGAGGACCTGTCCACGACGACGGCTCGCCACCTGGGCGCCAGCGCGGTCATCTACGACGGCGCCGACCTGGACTGGACGTTCACCCGCCGGTGGAACCGGTGGCATGTACGCCGAGGCATGCACAGCGCCGTCGGTGCCGCTGACCTGGTGTTGGCTTCCTCCCCGGCGATGGAAGGTCGGCTGCCCGCCGCCCGGCGGCCGACCGTCGCACTGCCCAACGGATGCGACCCCGACCAGTTCGACCCGTCCGGCCCGGTCGCCCCGTGGGCGGACCGCCTGCCCCGACCGCTGCTGGGGTACGCCGGTGCGGTGGACACCCGGGCCTTCGACGCCGAACTCCTGGCCGAGGTGGCCCGCAGCCGACCGGACTGGACTTTTCTTCTTGTCGGACCGTCCACTGCGGCCGGGCGTGCGCCGCTGGCCGGGCTGGCCAACGTGCGACTCTACGACCTGGTGGAGTTTGCCCAGGTCCCGGCGATTCTGCGGGCCTGCGACGTCTGCCTCATCCCGTACCGGGTCGGTGGTCTGATCGACTACGTGCAGCCGAAGAAGTGCTACGAGTACCTGGCTCTGGGTAAGCCGGTGGTGGCTACCCCGCTGCCGGCACTGCGGCACATCGACGGGCCGGTGCACCTAGGCGGCGACCCGGAGAGCTTCGTCGCCGCCGTGGAGGAGGCGCTGCGGTCGAGTGCCTGCCCGGACGCCGTGACGCTGCGCCGCGCCGCCGCGTTGCGCAACAGCTGGTCCGCGCGGGGCGACCAACTGCGGGACCTGCTCGACGGACTGGTGGCGGGCAGGTGA